The proteins below are encoded in one region of Halocatena salina:
- a CDS encoding endonuclease NucS domain-containing protein — MTDQIRVYAGECTAEYDGPVDRTACGHVVALVKPDDTVLVHDRGGYSPAVWLTRATSVDIDHDGQPRITAVDGDQRLTVRFHHLDERGAYSVGIAGIPVGPSDTADRMGRYVRRRDSVVDVTTGDRYAIDRVATVLDRSCTCGLPLIRIDSTGVRCLDPRCGRSG; from the coding sequence ATGACCGATCAGATTCGTGTGTACGCTGGCGAATGTACGGCAGAGTACGATGGGCCGGTGGACCGGACGGCTTGTGGGCACGTCGTAGCGCTGGTGAAACCCGACGATACGGTGCTCGTCCACGATCGCGGTGGTTACTCTCCGGCCGTGTGGCTGACCCGCGCCACGTCGGTCGACATCGACCACGACGGGCAACCACGGATTACCGCTGTCGACGGCGACCAACGTCTCACCGTTCGGTTCCACCATCTCGATGAAAGGGGCGCGTATTCCGTCGGCATCGCCGGTATCCCTGTCGGGCCGTCGGATACGGCGGACAGGATGGGTCGATACGTTCGGCGTCGTGACTCGGTCGTGGACGTAACGACCGGTGATCGATACGCGATCGATCGAGTGGCCACCGTACTCGATCGGTCGTGTACGTGTGGGTTGCCGTTGATCCGCATCGACTCCACGGGTGTTCGCTGCCTCGATCCTCGGTGTGGGCGGTCGGGATGA
- a CDS encoding right-handed parallel beta-helix repeat-containing protein — protein sequence MTKGQGYGRRTVLRGTAVLGAGSLAGCSMFSEETQSTRSAEPLRDAPRWIGPLEARPESGDRAGHEYLVDRGPQQGTLYIWRDDKWRRIDEHAESRDRFAAQSATDGSGTPDDPWTLENDVVPEGGVVYFQPGNYTASALATPPATDYEQTAVYLRGAGVRTTTLTDDATDGSLITFQSDSSGNFGGVSDMSVLGHFPDKNKRSKGHLIHGTGKVIDTLYENLIVRYSWGDGLHLEASTSGTRLRNSWIENNFGWNVYLGGGTRLKLSNLHIVSGKNGGIYLRPSYSQVSDVSIVNCSPGLELAGANNTVSNVYVTDAEEGPAIREGDVTGNVVGNTTIKKSAVGIATDGTRSQYTNVGVFDAKREAIRLNGTGVSVTGLTVSGFGSASKTPAIDCSGSNCRLTGVSLAQSDGKTVAARISGSHTTLSNVVCHGSKPWQLIVDNAVETVLDSVQGVTFGTLQDGGTRTLLNRQGTNAGDPRSTGEWNGHGGYASAMGATVWNTNTMPWTAFRADGAGNWIRTG from the coding sequence ATGACAAAAGGACAAGGATACGGTAGGCGAACGGTGTTACGTGGAACGGCGGTCCTCGGTGCGGGATCGCTCGCTGGCTGTTCGATGTTTTCGGAGGAGACGCAGTCCACCCGATCAGCAGAGCCACTGCGGGACGCCCCTCGATGGATCGGACCGCTGGAGGCACGTCCAGAGAGCGGCGATCGGGCTGGTCACGAGTATCTCGTCGACCGGGGGCCACAGCAGGGGACGCTGTACATCTGGCGAGACGATAAGTGGCGCCGGATAGACGAACACGCCGAGAGCAGGGATCGATTCGCCGCCCAGTCCGCAACCGACGGGAGTGGAACACCAGACGATCCGTGGACGCTCGAAAACGACGTGGTACCGGAAGGAGGCGTGGTGTATTTCCAGCCGGGAAACTACACCGCTTCGGCGTTGGCAACGCCTCCCGCTACTGATTATGAACAGACGGCGGTGTATCTCAGGGGCGCCGGCGTTCGGACCACCACACTGACTGACGACGCCACCGACGGATCGCTCATCACGTTTCAGAGCGATTCGTCGGGCAACTTCGGTGGCGTCAGCGACATGAGTGTGCTAGGTCACTTTCCCGATAAAAACAAACGTTCGAAGGGGCATCTCATCCACGGAACGGGGAAAGTCATCGATACGCTGTATGAGAACCTCATCGTCCGGTATTCTTGGGGCGATGGACTCCATCTCGAAGCCTCTACTTCGGGAACGCGGCTCCGCAATAGTTGGATCGAGAACAACTTCGGGTGGAACGTGTATCTCGGCGGCGGAACGCGGCTGAAACTCTCGAATTTGCACATCGTTTCCGGAAAGAACGGTGGGATCTATCTCAGACCGAGCTACAGTCAAGTGTCGGACGTCTCGATCGTCAACTGCTCGCCCGGTCTGGAACTCGCCGGAGCCAACAACACCGTCTCGAACGTGTACGTCACGGACGCAGAGGAGGGACCCGCGATCCGGGAGGGCGACGTGACCGGGAACGTGGTCGGCAACACGACGATCAAAAAGTCCGCAGTGGGCATCGCTACCGACGGAACCCGATCGCAGTACACGAACGTCGGCGTTTTCGACGCGAAACGGGAGGCTATTCGGCTGAACGGCACAGGCGTGTCAGTGACCGGTCTGACCGTCTCGGGATTCGGGAGCGCATCGAAAACGCCGGCGATCGACTGTTCTGGCAGCAATTGTCGTCTCACGGGCGTCTCGCTCGCCCAGTCGGACGGAAAGACTGTGGCGGCTCGGATCTCGGGGTCGCACACCACGCTGTCGAACGTCGTTTGTCACGGCTCGAAACCGTGGCAACTGATCGTGGACAACGCGGTCGAAACGGTGCTCGATTCCGTTCAGGGCGTCACGTTCGGGACCCTACAAGACGGGGGAACGCGAACGCTGCTCAACCGACAAGGGACGAACGCGGGTGATCCTCGGTCGACGGGCGAATGGAACGGACACGGCGGCTACGCCAGCGCGATGGGTGCCACAGTGTGGAACACGAATACGATGCCGTGGACCGCGTTTCGGGCCGACGGTGCAGGAAACTGGATCCGGACGGGGTAG
- a CDS encoding DEAD/DEAH box helicase has product MNVAERIPEFADAFPFDSFNRMQTEALPAILEREENVVVSAPTASGKTALAELAICKTLKTGGTALFLAPLRALTNEKEREWERFEDLGYSVYVVTGERDFNSRKAERADILVMTPEKADSATRKHDSSRYQFVRNVDCCVIDEVHLLDSDRRGSVLEVTVARLRRLCEPRIVALSATMPNIDDVAGWLDAVPETTLQFGQDYRPIPLSAEVRTYTHGDNPFADKYRRLYRALDLAEPHIRDGGQALVFVASRQDTRQAAEKARDELASRDVPIGARGEYDFHTETKTLSNETLRKSVLDGVAFHHAGLSREDKTHVEKWFRRGDIQLLFSTSTLAWGVNLPARCVVIRDTKLHDPLEGEVDMSPLDVLQMLGRAGRPGYDDAGYAYVVCDRADAESYRTLLQDGTPIESRLADDLASHLNAEIALGTIGDLDDVMEWLETTFYFVRAERASAYDSGEQLRDTARETLSVLVADGFVETDERHVEPTPLGQLTSRYYLRLDTAARFDALCERDTVTEADVLETVAGATEFDSVSARQSEREAISAVVSGRTSLSEPSHRKVLAILKSSTTGSTPSELQSDAWVIRHNALRLLGALRTFLDRFADPPAANVARRVEARVENAISTEAVGLTAIDGVGSGRAKTLARAGLSTPADVVEMGVDGLVDAGLSEGVAKRVLDSARELPAVVIEWGAFPDAIPAGENDVREVTVKTTAGTARATVAVTVNGVSMMDTNTYLGETSVPVGVFGGDADELEYTITVAFPELPLVPITESKTVRVV; this is encoded by the coding sequence GTGAACGTCGCAGAGCGGATCCCGGAGTTCGCCGACGCCTTCCCCTTCGATTCGTTCAATCGGATGCAGACGGAGGCGCTGCCGGCGATTTTAGAACGCGAGGAGAACGTCGTCGTCAGTGCCCCGACGGCGTCGGGAAAGACCGCGTTGGCTGAGCTCGCCATCTGCAAGACGCTCAAAACGGGGGGTACGGCGTTGTTTCTTGCTCCGCTTCGTGCGCTCACCAACGAGAAAGAACGCGAATGGGAACGGTTCGAAGATCTCGGCTATTCGGTGTACGTCGTCACGGGCGAGCGTGATTTCAATTCTCGGAAAGCCGAGCGCGCTGATATCCTCGTGATGACGCCGGAAAAGGCCGATTCTGCCACCCGGAAACACGATTCATCCAGATACCAGTTCGTCCGGAACGTCGACTGTTGTGTCATCGACGAGGTGCATCTGCTCGATTCGGACCGGCGGGGCAGCGTCCTCGAAGTGACGGTGGCACGCCTTCGCCGGCTCTGTGAGCCGCGCATCGTCGCCCTCTCGGCCACGATGCCGAACATCGACGACGTGGCTGGCTGGCTCGACGCCGTCCCGGAAACGACGCTCCAGTTCGGTCAGGACTACCGGCCGATCCCCCTCTCTGCGGAGGTTCGAACGTACACACACGGTGACAATCCGTTCGCCGACAAGTATCGTCGACTGTACCGCGCGCTCGATCTGGCCGAGCCACACATCCGCGACGGCGGACAAGCGCTCGTGTTCGTCGCTTCTCGGCAAGACACGCGTCAAGCCGCGGAGAAAGCCCGAGACGAACTGGCGTCTCGGGACGTTCCGATCGGCGCACGCGGCGAGTACGACTTTCACACCGAAACCAAAACCCTCTCGAATGAGACCCTTCGAAAGTCCGTACTCGACGGCGTCGCGTTTCACCACGCCGGGCTGTCCCGCGAGGACAAAACCCACGTCGAGAAGTGGTTTCGGCGGGGCGATATACAGCTGTTGTTCTCGACCTCGACACTCGCATGGGGCGTAAATCTCCCGGCTCGCTGTGTCGTCATTCGGGACACGAAGCTCCACGATCCCCTCGAAGGCGAGGTCGACATGAGTCCGCTCGACGTGCTCCAGATGCTTGGGCGTGCGGGCAGGCCGGGTTACGACGACGCCGGCTACGCCTACGTGGTCTGTGACCGAGCGGACGCCGAGAGCTATCGTACGCTGCTGCAGGACGGAACGCCGATCGAATCCCGACTGGCGGACGATCTCGCATCTCATCTCAACGCTGAAATCGCGCTGGGCACGATCGGCGATCTCGACGACGTGATGGAGTGGCTCGAAACCACGTTTTACTTCGTGCGCGCCGAGCGCGCATCGGCGTATGATTCGGGAGAGCAACTGCGGGACACCGCACGCGAGACGCTGTCTGTACTCGTCGCTGATGGGTTCGTGGAGACCGACGAGCGTCACGTCGAACCCACGCCGCTGGGGCAGCTCACTTCCCGCTACTACCTCCGGCTCGACACCGCAGCCCGGTTTGACGCGCTCTGTGAGCGCGACACGGTGACCGAAGCCGACGTGCTAGAGACGGTCGCTGGCGCAACGGAGTTCGACAGCGTCAGTGCCCGACAGAGCGAGCGAGAGGCAATCTCTGCTGTTGTGTCGGGACGCACGTCGCTTTCGGAACCCAGCCATCGGAAGGTGTTGGCAATCCTCAAATCGAGCACGACCGGCTCGACGCCATCGGAACTACAGAGCGACGCGTGGGTGATCCGCCACAATGCGCTCCGGCTGTTGGGGGCGCTTCGGACGTTTCTCGATCGGTTCGCCGATCCGCCTGCGGCGAACGTGGCGCGTCGTGTTGAGGCACGCGTCGAGAACGCGATCAGCACCGAGGCCGTCGGGTTGACCGCGATCGACGGCGTCGGGTCCGGACGGGCCAAGACCCTCGCGCGGGCAGGGCTGTCGACACCAGCGGATGTCGTCGAGATGGGTGTCGATGGACTCGTCGACGCCGGACTCTCGGAGGGGGTTGCGAAACGAGTCCTCGACAGCGCCCGCGAGCTTCCTGCTGTCGTCATCGAGTGGGGTGCGTTTCCTGACGCCATCCCGGCCGGTGAGAACGACGTTCGTGAGGTCACCGTCAAGACGACCGCCGGAACCGCCCGGGCGACCGTCGCGGTCACCGTCAACGGCGTGTCGATGATGGATACGAACACGTATCTCGGGGAAACCTCCGTTCCTGTCGGGGTGTTCGGCGGCGACGCGGACGAACTGGAGTACACTATCACCGTGGCGTTTCCCGAGTTGCCCCTCGTTCCGATCACGGAATCGAAAACGGTGCGTGTCGTGTGA